A single genomic interval of Flavobacterium sp. N2820 harbors:
- a CDS encoding HK97 family phage prohead protease, whose product MPKPKPLQAFIFNDETQENSYGFSILTEGIDLTRFMKNPVMLSDHWNSNWNVIGKWNDVKKEGAILTGLPEFDTEDTDAALIAGKVERGFIKGCSMGIVFDRENLSLIGGKVVLTKCELVEVSVVPVPSNANSVRLFYEDGKVMDEKEIQELSLSVIPSIINPELNLKIDNMKKIILSAAALMVLGFKDQVPAEGVDATEVESKILSLSAELEKVKGQNAALELAAKTAKEAQEAAAKLAIEKKVKLAITEGKFGADKEAEMVALGLASESALDTVIGSIMPKQNFSAGVTSPTGAVGTEVKTMDDFQKLSLDAQLAFKNDNPDEYKKLFN is encoded by the coding sequence ATGCCAAAACCGAAACCACTACAAGCATTCATTTTTAACGACGAAACTCAAGAGAACAGCTACGGATTTTCAATCCTAACTGAAGGTATTGATTTAACTCGATTTATGAAAAACCCAGTAATGTTATCAGATCACTGGAACAGCAACTGGAATGTTATCGGTAAATGGAATGATGTTAAAAAAGAAGGAGCAATCCTTACTGGTTTACCTGAGTTCGACACCGAAGACACGGATGCGGCGTTAATTGCTGGAAAGGTAGAGCGTGGATTTATCAAAGGATGTTCAATGGGCATTGTGTTTGACCGTGAAAACTTATCTCTTATAGGGGGTAAAGTTGTCTTAACCAAATGCGAGCTTGTTGAAGTGTCGGTGGTTCCAGTTCCATCTAACGCAAACTCGGTAAGGCTATTTTATGAAGATGGTAAAGTTATGGACGAAAAAGAAATCCAAGAGCTAAGCCTTTCGGTTATTCCTAGCATCATTAATCCCGAATTAAATTTAAAAATCGATAACATGAAAAAAATCATTTTAAGCGCAGCCGCTTTGATGGTATTAGGTTTTAAAGACCAAGTACCTGCTGAAGGTGTAGATGCAACCGAAGTGGAGTCAAAAATTCTTTCACTTTCTGCGGAATTAGAGAAAGTTAAAGGACAAAATGCGGCTTTAGAATTAGCGGCAAAAACTGCTAAAGAAGCACAAGAAGCAGCTGCAAAGTTAGCTATTGAGAAAAAGGTAAAATTAGCCATTACAGAAGGCAAATTTGGAGCAGATAAAGAAGCCGAAATGGTTGCTTTAGGTTTAGCCTCTGAAAGTGCGCTTGACACTGTTATTGGTTCTATTATGCCAAAACAAAACTTCTCTGCTGGTGTTACATCACCAACTGGAGCTGTAGGAACTGAAGTTAAAACAATGGACGACTTCCAAAAGTTATCACTTGATGCTCAGTTAGCATTCAAAAACGACAACCCAGACGAGTACAAAAAATTATTTAACTAA